Proteins encoded together in one Lathyrus oleraceus cultivar Zhongwan6 chromosome 5, CAAS_Psat_ZW6_1.0, whole genome shotgun sequence window:
- the LOC127087704 gene encoding uncharacterized protein LOC127087704 produces MDHFAAAEEQLASQRLRQKLEEVNVAAQTQLAPVQDHVNYTLQKAYFKCAYECFDRSRRQEEISHCVENCSIPITNVQQTFDNEMAKFQEKLNRSLMVCQDKYEGAKLQQKTGAMNVMVSCADDAIQDSIKMLPLLTNKLKTSASSQTTHTQKSRRFLRAAQACYKRQKLTRLKGWMSTNSFTWSKAVKNQCSI; encoded by the coding sequence ATGGATCATTTTGCAGCAGCTGAAGAACAATTAGCTTCTCagagacttaggcaaaaacttGAGGAAGTGAATGTAGCTGCTCAAACTCAGCTTGCCCCTGTTCAAGACCATGTCAACTACACTCTTCAGAAAGCCTATTTTAAATGTGCATATGAGTGCTTTGATAGAAGCAGAAGGCAGGAGGAGATAAGCCATTGTGTTGAAAATTGCAGTATTCCTATTACTAATGTGCAACAAACGTTTGATAATGAAATGGCAAAGTTTCAGGAGAAGTTGAATAGATCTTTGATGGTTTGTCAAGATAAGTACGAGGGAGCTAAGCTCCAGCAGAAAACCGGAGCTATGAATGTCATGGTTTCCTGTGCTGACGATGCAATTCAAGACAGCATTAAGATGTTGCCACTTCTGACTAACAAGTTGAAGACTTCTGCTTCATCACAAACAACACATACACAAAAGAGCAGGAGATTTCTTCGAGCGGCACAAGCTTGTTACAAGAGACAAAAGCTAACGAGATTGAAGGGATGGATGTCTACAAATTCCTTCACATGGTCAAAGGCAGTTAAAAATCAATGCTCCATTTAA